Proteins from a single region of Belliella baltica DSM 15883:
- a CDS encoding helix-turn-helix domain-containing protein encodes MGQFKNIEFLKLVGSRIESIRKSKNLTHEILAERMDLNDVRQIGRVINAETNFSTSEIYRFSMALGVQPKELFDFEIDLKTDFNKTSE; translated from the coding sequence GTGGGTCAATTTAAGAATATAGAATTTTTAAAATTAGTAGGTTCAAGAATTGAATCAATAAGAAAATCGAAGAATCTAACACATGAGATTTTAGCTGAAAGAATGGATTTAAATGATGTTAGACAAATAGGTAGAGTTATTAATGCTGAGACAAATTTTAGTACTAGTGAAATTTACAGATTCTCAATGGCATTGGGTGTTCAACCAAAAGAATTATTTGATTTTGAAATTGACCTAAAAACTGATTTTAATAAAACTTCTGAATAA
- a CDS encoding IS3 family transposase, which produces MSYSLNSLYEVVGVSKQAVHQAKKRQEAFDLEVSELVILADQLKEEHPGCGVEKMYYTLRPSFMGRDQFCEIFMELGYGVKRVSNYHRTTYSGAYIYPNLIEGMGIKRPFQVIQSDITYFHLNGEHYYLVFIIDVYTRLVVGYAVNENLRTEGNIAAMKMALKIMNYQSWGLIHHSDRGSQYSSKEYTCLLKENHIHISMGTVAWENPYAERINGIIKNEYLKRWQIKDLKDLKKKVGKAVEHYNTKRLHRAFKMKFTPMGFYQKLVHLSAQERPTVIVYTEGKKNFEGASSPYEVCPREEPLAHDCPMEILNEC; this is translated from the coding sequence ATGAGTTATTCACTCAATTCACTTTACGAGGTCGTAGGCGTGAGCAAGCAAGCTGTTCATCAGGCTAAGAAAAGACAGGAAGCCTTTGATCTTGAGGTTTCCGAATTGGTAATCTTAGCAGATCAGCTCAAGGAAGAACACCCTGGTTGTGGGGTTGAAAAGATGTATTATACATTGCGCCCATCCTTTATGGGTAGGGATCAGTTCTGTGAGATTTTCATGGAATTAGGTTATGGAGTCAAACGTGTAAGTAATTATCATAGAACTACTTATAGCGGGGCTTATATTTATCCCAACCTGATAGAGGGGATGGGAATAAAAAGGCCATTTCAGGTAATCCAAAGCGATATAACCTATTTTCACTTAAACGGTGAGCATTATTATTTGGTGTTTATCATTGACGTTTATACCAGATTGGTAGTAGGATATGCAGTCAACGAAAATCTGAGGACAGAAGGAAATATAGCGGCTATGAAAATGGCTCTCAAGATAATGAATTACCAGTCTTGGGGCTTGATCCATCATTCAGACAGAGGATCCCAGTATAGTAGTAAGGAATATACCTGTTTACTAAAAGAAAACCATATTCACATCAGTATGGGAACAGTTGCATGGGAAAACCCTTATGCTGAACGAATCAACGGAATTATTAAAAATGAATACCTCAAAAGATGGCAGATTAAGGACTTAAAAGACCTGAAGAAAAAAGTGGGAAAAGCAGTTGAACACTACAATACAAAAAGACTACACAGAGCTTTCAAAATGAAATTTACTCCTATGGGATTTTATCAAAAATTAGTACATTTATCTGCCCAAGAAAGACCGACGGTGATTGTTTATACCGAAGGAAAGAAAAACTTCGAAGGGGCGTCGAGCCCCTACGAAGTTTGCCCAAGAGAAGAACCTCTGGCTCATGATTGCCCGATGGAAATACTTAATGAATGTTGA
- a CDS encoding DUF2335 domain-containing protein, with protein sequence MAKQEIEKKISQSENNNRSDELIELEQELTTINPRIFQGVTPKKKEEILKSISVTMIQERSHSGPLPDADTLIRYNSVIPEGADRIMKMAERQQEHRMSLETKVVNSQSKQSGLGQWFGLIIGLVGIGCGTFLAYSGETTVGGIIAGGTVVSLVSVFVIGKSLQKSQN encoded by the coding sequence ATGGCAAAACAGGAAATAGAAAAAAAGATCTCACAATCGGAGAATAATAATAGGTCAGATGAACTTATTGAGTTGGAACAAGAACTGACAACGATAAATCCAAGAATTTTTCAAGGGGTTACGCCAAAGAAAAAAGAGGAGATTTTAAAGAGTATTTCTGTGACAATGATACAGGAACGTTCGCATTCTGGACCACTGCCAGATGCTGACACTTTGATTCGTTATAATTCAGTTATTCCTGAAGGAGCTGATAGGATCATGAAGATGGCAGAAAGACAGCAAGAACATAGAATGTCCTTGGAAACTAAGGTTGTAAATAGTCAATCAAAGCAAAGTGGTTTAGGGCAATGGTTTGGCTTGATTATTGGTTTAGTTGGGATTGGTTGTGGTACTTTTTTAGCTTATTCAGGAGAAACTACAGTAGGTGGGATTATTGCAGGCGGAACGGTTGTAAGTTTGGTTTCTGTTTTTGTTATTGGCAAAAGCCTTCAAAAATCGCAAAATTAA
- a CDS encoding transposase codes for MLKTGKRINSQRRFSEEFKRKLVDDYEKGIMSVAQMERFYNIRNGLIYNWIYKYSTYNEKNVRIVEMKDSQTNKLKELEEKVKELERAVGQKQIMIDYLEKMIDLAKENYSIDIKKTPTPHTLVVPRQPTSYELFTQFTLRGRRREQASCSSG; via the coding sequence ATGTTAAAGACTGGAAAAAGGATTAATTCCCAAAGGAGATTTTCTGAAGAGTTTAAACGTAAATTGGTTGATGATTATGAGAAAGGGATAATGTCTGTTGCTCAGATGGAGCGTTTTTATAATATTAGAAATGGTCTTATCTACAATTGGATTTATAAGTATTCGACGTATAATGAAAAAAATGTTAGGATAGTTGAGATGAAAGATAGTCAGACAAACAAGCTAAAGGAACTGGAAGAAAAGGTCAAGGAATTGGAACGCGCAGTAGGTCAGAAGCAGATAATGATTGATTACTTAGAGAAGATGATTGATCTGGCCAAGGAGAACTATTCGATTGATATTAAAAAAACTCCAACACCCCACACTCTGGTGGTTCCAAGACAACCGACAAGCTATGAGTTATTCACTCAATTCACTTTACGAGGTCGTAGGCGTGAGCAAGCAAGCTGTTCATCAGGCTAA
- a CDS encoding TlpA family protein disulfide reductase, with amino-acid sequence MKKIITILLLVLVAGRIAVAQSIQGMAFEDAIPDGQDMEKSALVYFKYIKYSDREPDTLKVSIWDYYFGQLASTEGQVSKRIPLRKGSMLEGLFPSSDRVITVNISDLQGPSYISLSLSSNETFNKYLIFPGDSIKIYSQPFRNILTFGGPSAPLFECQRALNNHRQAYSFQRAARYTHRSQSSLEEFLEKNDNRLIYEQALQNFGEVLSLPILDESYLALLQSEAEQIPIEKSLLILDSYQSQLSKDVYEILLANEIGLLYNRLVLDWSQIYIHSKKVGNQSLVEKLEEFYFNEIGNLNFEFEEETIKRAIYYQEFLINQSKAISQLKQQPLFVSLANYQENVRDFLIGRYIIGNYRTLSNGSEVLEKALSSIEEPNIRPYLEKLYHRQGAGQPIENFEFENLNGEKVKLEDFEGKTVLLDFWFTGCKACINFYEAHLHKVEKHFEGSEDFVLISISMDSDYEKWKKSVEGGRYSSPTGINLYTNGEGFDHSFLKQYNIVGAPHQLLIDGEGRMVQSGGLQLMPEELVEILEEVLAEGC; translated from the coding sequence ATGAAGAAGATAATTACGATTTTATTGCTTGTATTGGTAGCAGGAAGGATTGCTGTCGCCCAGTCTATTCAGGGGATGGCGTTTGAGGACGCCATTCCTGATGGACAAGATATGGAGAAAAGTGCACTGGTCTACTTTAAGTATATCAAGTACTCGGATCGGGAACCTGACACTTTGAAAGTAAGTATTTGGGATTATTATTTTGGGCAACTGGCATCTACAGAAGGTCAGGTTTCTAAGCGTATTCCTTTGAGAAAAGGAAGCATGCTTGAAGGATTGTTTCCTAGCAGTGACCGAGTAATCACGGTAAACATTTCAGATCTTCAAGGACCTAGCTATATCAGTTTGTCGCTGAGCAGTAATGAGACCTTTAATAAATACCTAATCTTTCCAGGGGATAGTATTAAAATTTACTCTCAGCCTTTCCGAAATATTCTGACATTTGGTGGACCATCTGCTCCCCTATTTGAATGTCAGCGAGCCTTGAATAATCATCGTCAAGCTTATTCATTTCAGAGAGCTGCAAGGTATACCCACAGAAGTCAATCCAGTCTGGAGGAATTTTTAGAAAAGAATGACAATCGGCTTATCTATGAACAGGCTCTGCAAAATTTTGGAGAGGTCTTGAGTCTTCCTATTTTGGATGAAAGTTACCTCGCTTTGTTGCAGTCAGAGGCTGAGCAAATCCCAATAGAAAAGTCTCTCCTAATATTGGATTCTTATCAAAGCCAGTTATCAAAGGATGTCTATGAAATCCTACTTGCCAATGAAATAGGCTTATTATATAATAGGCTTGTTCTTGATTGGTCCCAGATATATATCCATTCAAAAAAAGTTGGCAACCAAAGCCTTGTTGAAAAGCTTGAAGAATTCTATTTCAATGAAATTGGAAATCTGAATTTTGAATTTGAGGAAGAGACTATCAAAAGAGCCATCTATTATCAGGAATTCCTAATCAATCAATCTAAGGCTATCAGTCAGCTAAAGCAACAGCCTTTGTTTGTCAGCTTAGCTAATTACCAAGAAAATGTTAGAGACTTTTTGATTGGGAGATATATAATAGGGAATTATAGAACCTTATCCAATGGGTCAGAGGTACTTGAAAAAGCGCTTAGCAGTATTGAGGAACCAAATATCAGGCCCTATTTGGAAAAACTATACCATAGACAAGGTGCAGGACAGCCTATAGAAAACTTTGAATTTGAAAATCTGAATGGAGAAAAAGTCAAGCTTGAAGATTTCGAGGGAAAGACCGTATTGTTGGACTTTTGGTTTACGGGTTGTAAGGCATGTATCAATTTTTATGAAGCACACCTTCATAAAGTAGAAAAGCATTTTGAGGGCTCGGAAGATTTTGTTTTGATCTCCATCAGTATGGATAGTGATTATGAGAAGTGGAAAAAAAGTGTAGAAGGGGGTAGATATTCCTCACCTACAGGTATCAACCTATACACCAATGGAGAAGGCTTTGATCATTCTTTTTTGAAGCAATATAATATTGTCGGAGCTCCCCATCAACTTTTGATAGATGGTGAAGGAAGGATGGTTCAGTCTGGGGGATTGCAGTTGATGCCGGAGGAGTTGGTGGAGATTTTAGAGGAAGTTCTCGCAGAGGGATGCTGA